A single genomic interval of Acidobacteriota bacterium harbors:
- a CDS encoding nucleotidyl transferase AbiEii/AbiGii toxin family protein — protein sequence MDAFLTQPVERQRVLFEEAARRLGLSAGSVEKDMWVCWTLRALFQLPSSGPHLTFKGGTSLSKGWKLIERFSEDIDVVIDREFLGFGGADAPEDAPSNKQRVKRLEALMLAAQHHIRDMLGPSLEQEIRRLLPSTDLWKLESDADDPDGQTLLFHYPPATGATAYVRPVVKIELGARSDTEPSAVPEITPYVADVFPDEVQDSRFSVRAVAPERTFWEKAALLHEETYREGGAAPKARLARHYYDLWCLITRGAAERAARDTNLFARVAAHRAVFFRRSRDAQASFKSGSLRLVPADDRRAQWQRDYDAMRESMFFGEAPGFDEIIEVVRAFEATFNASSARDSNHASPLDSA from the coding sequence ATGGACGCCTTCCTGACGCAGCCCGTCGAACGCCAGCGCGTGCTCTTCGAAGAGGCCGCCCGGCGCCTCGGGCTCAGTGCCGGCAGCGTGGAGAAGGACATGTGGGTGTGTTGGACACTCCGAGCGCTGTTTCAGCTGCCATCGTCCGGCCCGCATCTGACGTTCAAGGGCGGCACGTCGCTCTCGAAGGGCTGGAAGCTGATCGAGCGCTTCTCCGAGGACATCGACGTCGTCATCGATCGCGAGTTCCTCGGATTCGGCGGTGCCGATGCTCCCGAAGATGCTCCCAGCAACAAGCAGCGGGTGAAACGCCTCGAAGCACTCATGCTCGCGGCGCAGCACCACATCCGCGACATGCTCGGCCCGTCGCTTGAGCAGGAGATCCGGCGCCTGCTGCCGTCAACGGACCTCTGGAAGCTCGAATCCGATGCCGACGATCCTGACGGCCAGACGCTGCTGTTCCACTACCCGCCGGCCACGGGAGCCACCGCATACGTCCGGCCGGTCGTGAAAATCGAGCTTGGCGCCCGGTCCGACACCGAGCCGTCCGCCGTGCCGGAGATCACGCCGTACGTAGCTGACGTCTTCCCCGACGAGGTCCAAGACTCGCGGTTCAGCGTGCGCGCCGTCGCGCCTGAGCGGACATTCTGGGAGAAGGCTGCACTGCTCCACGAGGAGACGTATCGCGAGGGCGGTGCCGCGCCGAAGGCCCGCCTCGCGCGGCACTACTACGACCTCTGGTGCCTGATCACGCGCGGCGCTGCCGAACGCGCAGCCCGCGACACCAACCTGTTCGCCCGCGTGGCGGCCCACCGCGCTGTGTTCTTCCGCCGCAGTCGAGACGCACAGGCGTCCTTCAAGTCGGGTTCACTCCGGCTTGTGCCGGCCGACGACCGCCGCGCCCAGTGGCAACGCGACTACGATGCCATGCGGGAATCGATGTTCTTCGGCGAAGCGCCTGGATTCGACGAGATCATCGAGGTTGTTCGTGCGTTCGAGGCGACCTTCAACGCGTCCTCGGCCCGTGACTCCAATCACGCGTCTCCCCTCGACTCGGCGTGA
- a CDS encoding zinc ribbon domain-containing protein: protein MCGRPLTGSWSKGRNGHYAYYHCQKQCRAVNVSKAVLEGTFVDELELLQPTPAYMRMVKDRILYVWEQERAEAHDRTAEQERRLKAIQQKLDRLDEAFLYSESIDVTTPASATSCARS from the coding sequence GTGTGCGGCCGGCCTCTGACCGGGAGCTGGTCGAAGGGCCGGAATGGTCACTACGCGTACTACCACTGCCAGAAGCAGTGCCGCGCGGTCAACGTCAGCAAGGCTGTGCTCGAAGGCACGTTCGTGGACGAACTGGAACTGCTTCAGCCGACGCCCGCCTACATGCGGATGGTCAAGGACCGCATCCTCTACGTGTGGGAGCAGGAGCGCGCCGAGGCGCATGACCGGACGGCGGAGCAGGAGCGGCGGCTGAAGGCCATCCAGCAGAAGCTCGATCGGCTGGACGAGGCATTCCTGTACTCGGAGTCGATCGACGTCACTACGCCCGCCAGCGCGACAAGCTGCGCGAGGAGCTGA
- a CDS encoding YtxH domain-containing protein, producing MNDSMQCRDGMRSTNALLIGLMTGAAVGGALALLFAPRQGSEIRHDLASGAQRAGRRLRDGYDTVCSTVRERGQQLSDRVHDFKDDVSAHVGDAARSAEEAVDAAASAATRTARRVRHAVEDATRA from the coding sequence ATGAACGACTCCATGCAGTGCCGCGACGGCATGCGCTCCACCAACGCGCTCCTCATCGGACTCATGACCGGCGCCGCCGTGGGCGGTGCCCTCGCGCTGCTCTTTGCGCCTCGGCAGGGCAGCGAGATCCGACACGACCTCGCGTCTGGCGCGCAGCGCGCCGGGCGACGACTGCGCGACGGCTACGACACCGTCTGCAGTACCGTGCGCGAGCGTGGACAGCAGCTCTCCGACCGCGTTCACGACTTCAAGGACGATGTGAGTGCCCATGTCGGTGATGCCGCGCGGTCGGCGGAAGAGGCGGTCGACGCCGCGGCGTCTGCCGCAACGCGTACCGCCAGGCGTGTGCGGCACGCGGTCGAAGACGCGACACGCGCGTAG